Proteins co-encoded in one Chitinophagales bacterium genomic window:
- the rlmB gene encoding 23S rRNA (guanosine(2251)-2'-O)-methyltransferase RlmB translates to MIKKEKNLIYGRNPIFEALESAKSIDKLFVQRGLKSDSIKEIVSLAAKADTVIQKVPIEKLNRLTRNAAHQGVAGYLSLIRYYSLEDILSHVYDRGEVPLFLVCDGITDVRNFGAIARTALGSGVHAVVIPSQGAASINAEALKTSAGALNKIPVCKVNDLENSVKYLQKNGLQILATSLQTDTMLYQADLTIPTAIVVGAEDSGINASLLRMIDKWVKIPMAGDFDSFNVSVATAMSLYEVMRQRIV, encoded by the coding sequence ATGATCAAAAAAGAAAAAAACCTAATATACGGCAGAAATCCCATCTTTGAAGCATTGGAGTCTGCCAAATCTATAGATAAGTTATTCGTTCAGAGGGGCTTGAAAAGTGACAGCATCAAAGAAATCGTGTCATTGGCTGCAAAAGCGGATACGGTTATCCAAAAAGTGCCTATCGAAAAACTCAATAGATTGACCCGCAATGCCGCCCATCAAGGTGTAGCAGGCTATTTATCACTCATTCGGTATTATTCGCTCGAAGACATTCTCAGTCATGTCTATGATAGGGGAGAAGTACCCTTATTTCTGGTATGTGATGGCATTACCGATGTTCGCAACTTTGGCGCAATCGCTCGAACTGCTTTAGGCTCTGGCGTTCATGCTGTGGTCATTCCTTCGCAAGGAGCAGCAAGCATCAACGCAGAAGCCTTAAAAACATCAGCAGGTGCATTGAATAAAATTCCTGTATGTAAGGTCAATGACTTAGAAAATTCGGTCAAATACTTACAAAAAAACGGACTACAGATATTGGCGACTTCCCTGCAAACGGACACCATGCTTTACCAAGCAGACTTGACCATTCCGACTGCAATAGTGGTAGGGGCAGAAGATAGCGGTATCAATGCCAGTTTATTGCGAATGATTGATAAATGGGTAAAAATTCCGATGGCAGGCGATTTTGATTCCTTCAATGTGTCTGTTGCTACTGCAATGAGTTTGTATGAGGTAATGCGACAACGAATTGTATGA
- a CDS encoding TetR/AcrR family transcriptional regulator, translating into MNSNTANTDRKTHIRNIAQNLFRKQGYAATSMRNIADEVGIKAASLYNHFKNGKEEILADICFDIASQFFEAIEEVKKMEVSPTVMLGEALKAHVKVIMKNLDASAVFLHEWRSLDAENLQKFKAQRKRYERDFHQIVEKGIEGKEFKNVDVHFFCLGLFSAMNWLYDWYRPDGKLSPDDIADQLFHLLLDGLKA; encoded by the coding sequence ATGAATTCCAATACTGCCAATACAGATAGAAAAACCCATATCCGCAATATTGCTCAAAACTTGTTTCGTAAACAAGGTTATGCTGCTACCTCAATGCGTAACATTGCAGATGAGGTAGGCATCAAAGCTGCAAGCCTTTACAATCACTTCAAAAATGGGAAAGAAGAAATACTGGCAGATATATGCTTTGACATTGCCAGTCAATTTTTTGAAGCCATTGAAGAGGTAAAGAAAATGGAAGTTTCGCCAACAGTGATGCTTGGTGAAGCCCTCAAAGCGCATGTGAAGGTGATTATGAAGAACTTAGATGCCTCTGCTGTATTTTTGCACGAATGGCGTTCTTTGGATGCAGAAAACCTCCAAAAATTTAAGGCTCAACGCAAACGATACGAACGAGATTTTCACCAAATTGTAGAAAAAGGCATTGAAGGAAAAGAGTTCAAAAACGTAGATGTTCATTTTTTCTGTCTCGGTCTTTTTTCTGCAATGAATTGGCTCTACGATTGGTACCGCCCTGATGGCAAACTTTCACCCGATGACATTGCAGACCAGCTTTTTCACTTGCTGCTGGATGGGTTGAAGGCATAA
- a CDS encoding MBL fold metallo-hydrolase, whose amino-acid sequence MKITFLGTGTSMGVPVIGCLCEVCLSINSKDKRLRTSIAVEIEGQNWVIDTGPDFRQQMLRAGIVRLDAVLFTHEHKDHTAGLDDVRAYNHLTDKDLPIYANTATQHALKMSFPYAFPTENRYPGAPSIVAHTIYADTPFEVNGVKVIPIEVIHGKMPVLGFRLGDFTYITDAKYIAPQELDKIRGSKIVVFNTLKKTEHWSHLTLEEAIVLVEELKPEKAYFTHLSHRMGLHDVVQSELSENVFLAYDGLVLEV is encoded by the coding sequence ATGAAAATAACTTTTTTAGGAACAGGAACTTCAATGGGAGTGCCAGTCATTGGCTGCCTTTGTGAGGTGTGTTTGTCTATCAACAGCAAGGACAAAAGGCTGCGAACTTCGATTGCAGTGGAAATAGAGGGGCAGAACTGGGTGATTGACACAGGACCTGATTTTCGCCAACAGATGTTGAGGGCAGGTATTGTTCGGTTAGATGCGGTGTTGTTCACCCACGAACACAAAGACCACACAGCGGGCTTAGACGATGTGCGTGCATACAACCATCTCACCGACAAGGACTTGCCGATTTATGCCAACACCGCCACCCAACACGCCTTGAAAATGTCGTTTCCTTATGCTTTTCCTACCGAAAACAGGTATCCTGGCGCACCGAGCATTGTAGCACACACGATTTATGCCGATACACCTTTTGAAGTAAATGGCGTGAAAGTAATTCCCATTGAAGTGATACACGGAAAAATGCCTGTATTGGGGTTTCGATTGGGTGATTTTACCTATATTACCGATGCCAAGTACATTGCCCCACAAGAGTTGGACAAAATAAGAGGCAGTAAAATTGTGGTCTTCAATACCTTGAAGAAAACCGAACATTGGTCACACCTTACCTTAGAAGAGGCAATTGTATTGGTGGAAGAATTGAAGCCCGAAAAAGCGTATTTTACCCACCTAAGCCACCGAATGGGTTTACACGATGTGGTTCAGAGCGAACTATCCGAAAATGTGTTTTTGGCTTATGATGGATTGGTATTGGAGGTATGA
- a CDS encoding ABC transporter permease: protein MIAYIIKRLLYGILVLFGVTVIVFVLFNGLGDPARLTLGQRADVATVEAINKELGLDKSLPEQFAMYIRDISPVSIHEDTPANQQKYEYTKRMSFGSTVLVTKTPYLRRSYQTKRKVWDILMVALPKTIILGLAAITWATIIGIFLGIIAAVRQFSGLDNTILVGSILGISQPSYFSGILLAMIFGYYLSDWTGLSHTGQLYEMNNYGEDVLVLKNLILPAIALGIRPIAIIVQLTRSAMIETLSQDYIRTAYAKGLSRYTVIAKHALRNAMNPVVTVISGWLASVLAGAYFIEIIFDYKGLGYETVNALNNLDFPVAMGAILFAAVLFVFITIFVDVIYGILDPRVSFKK from the coding sequence ATGATTGCTTATATTATCAAACGACTTCTATATGGTATCCTTGTCCTTTTTGGAGTGACGGTGATTGTATTTGTCCTCTTCAATGGTTTGGGCGATCCTGCAAGGTTGACGCTCGGACAGCGAGCAGATGTAGCTACTGTTGAAGCAATCAACAAAGAATTGGGTTTGGACAAGTCTCTTCCCGAACAATTTGCGATGTATATACGAGACATATCCCCCGTTTCGATACACGAAGACACCCCCGCCAATCAACAAAAATACGAATATACCAAACGTATGTCTTTCGGTAGCACTGTGTTGGTCACGAAAACTCCCTACTTGCGGCGATCCTATCAAACCAAACGAAAGGTATGGGATATTCTCATGGTCGCACTTCCAAAAACCATCATTTTGGGTTTGGCAGCCATCACTTGGGCCACCATCATAGGCATTTTCCTAGGCATTATTGCAGCCGTTCGACAATTTTCAGGATTGGACAATACCATTTTGGTCGGATCTATTTTGGGTATATCCCAACCGTCCTATTTTTCAGGAATATTGTTGGCGATGATATTTGGTTACTACCTCTCCGATTGGACAGGGCTGAGTCACACAGGACAACTGTATGAAATGAACAACTATGGTGAAGATGTATTGGTACTCAAAAACTTGATACTACCTGCCATTGCTTTGGGAATTCGCCCAATTGCCATTATTGTCCAATTGACACGCTCCGCCATGATCGAAACCTTGTCACAAGACTACATTCGCACTGCCTACGCCAAAGGCTTATCGAGATACACCGTGATAGCAAAACACGCTTTGCGAAATGCCATGAATCCCGTTGTCACCGTTATTTCAGGTTGGTTGGCATCCGTATTGGCAGGTGCTTACTTCATCGAAATCATCTTTGACTACAAGGGTTTGGGCTACGAAACGGTCAATGCACTCAACAATCTCGACTTTCCCGTAGCAATGGGAGCCATTTTGTTTGCAGCCGTATTGTTTGTGTTCATCACCATTTTTGTAGATGTCATTTATGGCATATTAGATCCAAGAGTTTCCTTCAAAAAATAA
- a CDS encoding NAD-dependent epimerase/dehydratase family protein, protein MSEEKKKLHLLVTGATGFVGSRLIERMADDNRFLSILATGRNEQIGKKLASQKVDFQPGDLTDPKFVNTITKNRDVIVHCAALAAPWGNYQEFHNANVVTTQNLINACKINKVKRIVYLSTPSIYQTHHVDQVNISELDILPKKMINHYAATKLVAEELLKDAFHRGLETVILRPRAIIGRGDTNILPRIIDAQKAGSLFIIGDGKNKVDLTSVSNVVDAIDLSIFAPKQALGHAFNITNDAPIAMWEMIEEIFNQLNLRLSQRKVPYFVAFNIARLQEWVATITRSQQEPKLTRYSVGVLSKSMTLNIHKAKNLLGYRPRQSNLEAIEEFVSWWKEKHPIK, encoded by the coding sequence ATGTCTGAAGAAAAAAAGAAACTACACTTATTGGTAACGGGTGCTACGGGATTTGTAGGTAGCCGTTTGATAGAACGAATGGCAGACGACAACCGTTTTTTGAGCATATTGGCAACTGGAAGAAATGAACAAATCGGCAAAAAATTGGCATCACAAAAAGTTGATTTCCAACCAGGAGACTTAACCGACCCAAAATTTGTCAACACTATTACAAAGAATAGAGATGTCATTGTGCATTGTGCAGCACTTGCAGCACCGTGGGGAAATTATCAAGAATTTCACAATGCAAATGTGGTGACTACCCAAAACCTGATAAATGCCTGCAAAATCAACAAGGTGAAACGCATAGTTTACCTATCAACACCCAGCATTTACCAAACCCACCATGTCGACCAGGTAAATATCAGCGAATTAGATATTCTCCCTAAGAAAATGATTAACCACTATGCCGCCACCAAATTGGTAGCAGAAGAATTGCTCAAAGATGCTTTTCATAGGGGGCTAGAGACGGTTATTCTGCGTCCACGAGCAATTATTGGAAGAGGCGATACCAACATTTTACCCCGAATCATTGATGCGCAAAAAGCAGGAAGTTTGTTCATCATTGGGGATGGTAAAAATAAGGTAGACTTGACGAGTGTATCCAATGTGGTTGATGCCATTGATTTGAGTATTTTTGCGCCTAAACAAGCGTTGGGTCATGCGTTTAATATCACCAATGATGCTCCAATTGCGATGTGGGAAATGATTGAAGAAATATTTAACCAACTCAATCTCAGACTTTCCCAACGCAAAGTTCCCTATTTTGTCGCCTTCAATATTGCCCGACTGCAAGAATGGGTGGCAACGATTACTCGAAGTCAACAAGAACCTAAACTAACCCGATACAGCGTAGGGGTTCTCTCCAAATCCATGACACTCAACATACACAAAGCGAAAAACCTATTGGGGTATCGCCCTCGCCAAAGTAATTTGGAAGCTATTGAAGAATTTGTATCTTGGTGGAAAGAAAAACATCCAATCAAATGA
- a CDS encoding TrmH family RNA methyltransferase translates to MTPERKARFAEILDKRQASLTIILEDIIDQHNISAVLRSCDSVGIGEVYIITSDKLKYCKIRPETPLQSWKGRKISASANKWIHIHLFQSIEECMAAVRAKYDLIYSTHLSDDAKDLYELDLTQSVALLFGNERDGLSDEALSHADGNFCIPQVGMIKSLNISVACAVTLYEAYRQRNKAEMYDTMSLDAAEKQATLEAWVQRDFDAKRKGR, encoded by the coding sequence ATGACCCCTGAAAGAAAAGCACGTTTTGCAGAAATATTGGACAAACGGCAGGCAAGCCTCACCATTATTTTGGAAGATATCATTGACCAACACAATATTTCGGCAGTGTTGAGAAGCTGCGACTCAGTGGGCATTGGTGAAGTGTATATTATCACTAGCGACAAACTAAAATATTGCAAAATCCGTCCAGAAACTCCCCTTCAATCTTGGAAAGGCAGAAAAATTTCGGCAAGTGCCAATAAATGGATACACATACATCTGTTTCAATCCATTGAAGAATGTATGGCAGCCGTTAGAGCGAAATACGATTTGATTTATAGCACACACTTATCCGATGATGCGAAAGATTTGTACGAATTGGATTTGACCCAATCGGTCGCCTTACTATTTGGTAATGAACGGGATGGACTTTCTGATGAAGCCCTGAGTCATGCAGATGGCAATTTTTGTATTCCACAAGTGGGTATGATCAAAAGCCTCAATATTTCAGTGGCTTGTGCAGTGACTCTTTATGAGGCATACCGCCAACGAAACAAAGCGGAAATGTATGATACAATGAGTTTGGATGCTGCCGAAAAACAGGCAACTTTGGAGGCTTGGGTACAAAGAGATTTTGATGCGAAACGTAAAGGTAGGTGA
- a CDS encoding ATP-grasp domain-containing protein yields MSNYFNILLTGGRAPATLHLARLLNKAGCKIFVADTFLQHAAGHSNVVVKNLIFPSPTHNFAAFRTKIISIIIGHQIDLIIPTCEEVYYFAMLKEELQQHTTVFTSSIQTLKLLHSKYHFIELLKKWQLPFPQTFLAANKDTLEQHRQHLKQYVLKPEYSRFADQVIIDSKGDLLKQEINIEVNVAKKWVVQSYIEGNHFCSYSMVKEGKLLAHTVYPVSYRVKQGAALYFRHVDIPTIEATVSRISKELNYTGHLAFDFIQSEADGLYYPIECNPRLISGIHLFENIDKLKNVFPSQNKAEFHKTLYGNPNNNWMIFFGLLLYAAPNVKSIKEIKNLFLDIKTAKDVVFSWADLKPFTKQFSALYYFYHLSKQQNISILEASTYDIEWNGINI; encoded by the coding sequence ATGTCCAATTACTTCAATATCTTACTCACAGGCGGACGTGCTCCTGCAACTTTACACCTCGCCCGATTGCTCAACAAAGCGGGGTGTAAAATTTTTGTAGCGGATACTTTTTTACAACATGCAGCAGGTCACTCCAATGTAGTGGTAAAAAACCTCATCTTCCCCTCCCCTACACATAATTTTGCCGCTTTCCGCACAAAAATTATATCCATAATCATTGGTCATCAAATTGACTTGATTATTCCTACCTGCGAAGAAGTATATTACTTTGCCATGTTGAAGGAAGAATTGCAGCAACATACCACAGTTTTCACCAGTTCCATACAAACATTGAAGTTGCTGCACAGCAAATACCACTTCATCGAACTGTTGAAAAAATGGCAACTCCCTTTTCCACAAACTTTTCTTGCTGCAAATAAAGACACTTTGGAACAGCACCGTCAACACCTGAAGCAATATGTATTGAAGCCAGAGTATAGCCGATTTGCAGACCAAGTAATCATTGATAGCAAAGGTGATTTATTGAAGCAAGAGATTAACATTGAAGTAAATGTTGCAAAAAAATGGGTAGTCCAATCTTACATTGAAGGGAATCACTTTTGCTCTTATAGCATGGTAAAAGAAGGTAAATTATTGGCACATACGGTATATCCTGTTTCTTATCGGGTCAAACAGGGTGCAGCTTTGTATTTTAGGCATGTTGATATTCCCACAATTGAAGCAACTGTAAGCCGAATTTCTAAAGAACTCAACTATACGGGGCATCTCGCTTTTGATTTTATTCAATCTGAGGCTGATGGTTTGTATTACCCCATCGAATGTAATCCTCGATTGATAAGCGGAATTCATTTATTTGAAAACATAGATAAATTAAAAAATGTATTTCCATCTCAAAATAAAGCTGAATTTCATAAAACTTTGTATGGAAATCCCAATAATAACTGGATGATATTTTTTGGGCTATTGCTTTATGCTGCTCCAAATGTAAAATCCATAAAGGAAATAAAGAATTTGTTTTTAGATATAAAAACCGCAAAAGATGTTGTATTTTCGTGGGCGGATTTGAAGCCGTTTACAAAACAATTTTCCGCTTTGTATTATTTTTATCATTTATCTAAGCAACAAAATATATCAATACTCGAAGCATCGACTTATGATATAGAGTGGAATGGAATAAATATTTAA